Proteins from a genomic interval of Mycolicibacterium grossiae:
- the tig gene encoding trigger factor yields the protein MKSTVEKLSPTRVRINVEVPFTELEPDFTAAYKEMAKQIRLPGFRPGKVPVKLLEQRVDRQAMLDQVVGEVVPGRYSEAVASAEVQPLGQPEIDITNKQYGEDLTFTAEVDVRPEITLPDLSALKIEVDAISVDDDEVDAELQNLRARFGTLTGVERPAEDGDFVSIDLSATVDGTEVEDAKTEGLSHEIGSGNLIDGLDDAIKGLSAGETKVFTTTLVAGEHAGEEAEVTVKLNSVKVRELPEPDDEFAQLASEYDTIDELKDSLVEQVKRVKRIQQAEQIRDKALETLLEQTEVPLPEAIVQAQVDDTLHNAIHGLDHDETKFAEALEKEGSTREEFDADNRGNAEKAVKTQLLMDAVADQLKIEVGQADLTERLVLMSRQYGIEPQQLLQVLQQNNQLPAMFADVRRGLTIAAVVHGATVTDSEGNEVDTAEFFGPSGQAAEAGAADDAADTAVDDAADAGDDAGDDDAK from the coding sequence GTGAAGAGCACCGTCGAGAAGTTGAGCCCGACCCGGGTTCGCATCAACGTGGAGGTGCCCTTCACTGAGCTGGAGCCGGACTTCACGGCCGCCTACAAGGAGATGGCCAAGCAGATCCGCCTGCCCGGATTCCGTCCCGGCAAGGTGCCGGTGAAGCTGCTGGAGCAGCGCGTGGACCGTCAGGCCATGCTCGACCAGGTGGTCGGGGAGGTCGTGCCGGGCCGTTACAGCGAGGCCGTCGCCAGCGCCGAGGTGCAGCCGCTCGGCCAGCCGGAGATCGACATCACCAACAAGCAGTACGGCGAGGACCTCACCTTCACCGCCGAGGTGGACGTGCGTCCGGAGATCACGCTGCCCGACCTGTCCGCGTTGAAGATCGAGGTCGACGCGATCTCGGTCGACGACGACGAGGTGGACGCCGAGCTGCAGAACCTGCGGGCCCGCTTCGGCACGCTGACCGGCGTCGAGCGTCCCGCCGAGGACGGCGACTTCGTGTCGATCGATCTCTCGGCCACCGTGGACGGCACGGAGGTCGAGGACGCGAAGACCGAGGGCCTGTCGCACGAGATCGGCTCCGGCAACCTCATCGACGGCCTCGACGACGCGATCAAGGGCCTCTCGGCCGGCGAGACCAAGGTGTTCACCACGACGCTCGTCGCGGGTGAGCACGCCGGCGAGGAGGCCGAGGTCACCGTCAAGCTCAACTCCGTCAAGGTGCGCGAGCTGCCCGAGCCGGATGACGAATTCGCGCAACTGGCAAGCGAATACGACACCATCGACGAGCTGAAGGACAGCCTCGTCGAGCAGGTGAAGCGGGTCAAGCGCATCCAGCAGGCCGAGCAGATCCGCGACAAGGCCCTCGAGACGCTGCTCGAGCAGACCGAGGTGCCGCTGCCCGAGGCGATCGTGCAGGCGCAGGTCGACGACACGCTGCACAACGCCATCCACGGCCTCGACCACGACGAGACGAAGTTCGCCGAGGCGCTGGAGAAGGAAGGCAGCACCCGCGAGGAGTTCGACGCCGACAACCGCGGCAACGCCGAGAAGGCCGTCAAGACCCAGCTGCTGATGGACGCGGTCGCCGACCAGCTGAAGATCGAGGTCGGCCAGGCCGACCTCACCGAGCGCCTGGTGCTGATGTCGCGCCAGTACGGCATCGAGCCCCAGCAGCTGCTGCAGGTGCTGCAGCAGAACAATCAGCTGCCGGCCATGTTCGCCGATGTGCGACGCGGCCTGACGATCGCCGCCGTCGTCCACGGCGCCACCGTCACCGACAGCGAGGGCAACGAGGTCGACACCGCGGAGTTCTTCGGCCCGTCCGGCCAGGCGGCCGAAGCCGGCGCCGCCGATGACGCCGCGGACACGGCCGTCGACGACGCCGCTGACGCGGGTGATGACGCGGGCGACGACGACGCAAAGTGA
- a CDS encoding ATP-dependent Clp protease proteolytic subunit gives MSNDIHPSLDPRVQPRARYILPSFIEHSSFGVKESNPYNKLFEERIIFLGVQVDDASANDIMAQLLVLESLDPDRDITMYINSPGGSFTSLMAIYDTMQYVRADIQTVCLGQAASAAAVLLAAGTPGKRLALPNARVLIHQPALGGVIQGQFSDLEIQAAEIERMRTLMEETLSRHTGKPADQIRKDTDRDKILTAEAAKEYGIIDTVLEYRKLSAQNA, from the coding sequence ATGAGCAACGACATCCACCCCTCCCTGGACCCGCGCGTGCAGCCTCGGGCCCGCTACATCCTGCCGTCGTTCATCGAGCACTCGAGCTTCGGCGTCAAGGAGTCCAACCCGTACAACAAGCTGTTCGAGGAGCGCATCATCTTCCTCGGCGTGCAGGTGGACGACGCCTCGGCGAACGACATCATGGCGCAGCTGCTGGTGCTCGAGTCCCTCGACCCGGACCGCGACATCACGATGTACATCAACTCGCCGGGTGGTTCCTTCACCTCGCTGATGGCGATCTACGACACCATGCAATACGTGCGCGCCGACATCCAGACCGTGTGCCTGGGCCAGGCGGCCTCTGCCGCGGCTGTGCTGCTGGCGGCCGGCACGCCGGGCAAGCGCCTGGCGCTCCCCAACGCCCGCGTGCTGATCCACCAGCCCGCCCTCGGCGGAGTGATCCAGGGCCAGTTCTCCGACCTGGAGATCCAGGCCGCCGAGATCGAGCGCATGCGCACCCTCATGGAGGAGACGCTGTCGCGGCACACCGGCAAGCCGGCCGATCAGATCCGCAAGGACACCGATCGCGACAAGATCCTCACCGCCGAGGCGGCCAAGGAGTACGGGATCATCGACACGGTCCTGGAGTACCGCAAGCTCTCGGCGCAGAACGCCTGA
- a CDS encoding ATP-dependent Clp protease proteolytic subunit — protein MRSAGGGLNLVDSVYERLLSERIIFLGSQVDDDIANRLCAQILLLSAEDPTKDIHLYINSPGGSISAGMAIYDTMVLAPCDVATYAMGMAASMGEFLLAAGTKGKRYALPHARILMHQPLGGITGGAADIAIQAEQFSSIKKEMFRLNAEFTGQTIERIEADSDRDRWFTAQEALEYGFVDHIITSASINGDGPGAGLDK, from the coding sequence ATGCGTTCCGCCGGGGGCGGCCTGAACCTGGTCGACTCGGTCTACGAGCGGCTGCTGTCCGAGCGCATCATCTTCCTCGGGTCGCAGGTCGACGACGACATCGCCAACCGGCTCTGCGCGCAGATCCTGCTGCTGTCGGCGGAGGACCCCACCAAGGACATCCACCTCTACATCAACTCGCCCGGCGGCTCGATCAGCGCCGGCATGGCGATCTACGACACGATGGTGCTCGCGCCGTGCGACGTCGCCACCTACGCCATGGGCATGGCCGCCTCGATGGGCGAGTTCCTGCTCGCCGCGGGGACCAAGGGCAAGCGCTACGCCCTGCCGCACGCCCGCATCCTCATGCACCAGCCGCTCGGCGGCATCACCGGTGGCGCCGCGGACATCGCCATCCAGGCCGAGCAGTTCTCCAGCATCAAGAAGGAGATGTTCCGGCTCAACGCCGAGTTCACCGGCCAGACCATCGAGCGCATCGAGGCCGACTCGGACCGCGACCGCTGGTTCACGGCCCAGGAGGCCCTCGAGTACGGCTTCGTCGATCACATCATCACCAGCGCGAGCATCAACGGCGACGGACCGGGAGCAGGACTAGACAAATGA